The proteins below come from a single Kitasatospora sp. NBC_00315 genomic window:
- a CDS encoding alpha/beta hydrolase, with amino-acid sequence MPLHPQLQTLREQRARSGAAPLYTLSVEQARAADLASIRAAAGSPRALHEVTDLHLPGPGGELPVRVYRPSAERPLPALLYYFGGGWTLGSIDTADGLCRDLAAEAGCLVVTVGYRLAPEHPFPAAVHDCHAALRWVADHAEELGADPARLAVGGDSAGGNLAAAVTLIARAEGELTPAGQVLVYPNTDQLAEDASMRDNADPWLFNRHSVAWYGGHYLTAPADAEHPLASPLRAADLAGLPPALVLTAEYDPLRDQGEAYAARLAAAGVPVELTRYPGMAHGFFAMTGTVDAARTAVLQAARFLRERFESC; translated from the coding sequence ATGCCCCTGCACCCCCAGCTCCAGACCCTGCGCGAGCAGCGCGCCCGCAGCGGCGCGGCCCCCCTCTACACCCTGTCGGTGGAGCAGGCCAGAGCAGCCGACCTGGCCTCGATCCGGGCCGCGGCCGGCAGCCCCCGCGCCCTGCACGAGGTGACCGACCTGCACCTGCCCGGGCCCGGTGGCGAGCTTCCGGTCCGGGTCTACCGGCCGAGCGCGGAGCGGCCACTGCCCGCGCTGCTGTACTACTTCGGCGGCGGGTGGACCCTCGGCAGCATCGACACCGCCGACGGGCTCTGCCGGGACCTCGCCGCGGAGGCCGGCTGCCTGGTCGTCACCGTCGGCTACCGGCTCGCTCCCGAGCACCCGTTCCCGGCGGCGGTGCACGACTGCCACGCGGCGCTGCGCTGGGTCGCCGACCACGCCGAGGAGTTGGGCGCCGACCCGGCCAGGCTCGCGGTCGGGGGCGACAGCGCCGGCGGCAACCTCGCCGCCGCGGTGACCCTGATCGCCCGCGCCGAGGGCGAGCTCACGCCGGCCGGGCAGGTGCTGGTCTACCCCAACACCGACCAACTGGCCGAAGACGCGTCGATGCGCGACAACGCCGACCCCTGGCTGTTCAACCGCCACTCGGTGGCCTGGTACGGCGGGCACTACCTGACCGCCCCGGCGGACGCCGAGCACCCGTTGGCCTCCCCGCTCCGGGCGGCCGACCTGGCCGGGCTGCCCCCGGCCCTGGTGCTCACCGCCGAGTACGATCCGCTGCGCGACCAGGGCGAGGCGTACGCCGCGCGGCTGGCCGCCGCCGGGGTGCCGGTGGAACTCACCCGCTACCCCGGCATGGCCCACGGCTTCTTCGCGATGACCGGCACCGTCGACGCCGCCCGCACCGCCGTCCTCCAGGCGGCCCGCTTCCTCCGGGAGCGCTTCGAGTCGTGCTGA
- a CDS encoding 4'-phosphopantetheinyl transferase superfamily protein → MTGAPDTVRLWLVPDQWPGAALAGLLAVLDPEERRRAEACRSADDRRRFVLAHGAVRHLVARRLGVAPEEIRWRRGPHGKPELAGPFTGAEVNLSHSGSVAMVALCSSRRVGVDVQRVLPRLDATAMAERYFPPEEARFVRTADGPDSRAERFARLWARKEALVKAHGGRLTQGLRIPLLDGGAGSTDHPADSWSRDYRVADVAAPPGYRAAVALSGTGAFRVTVGRWTWPGRSTPSPAVPCSYP, encoded by the coding sequence GTGACCGGCGCCCCGGACACGGTCCGGCTGTGGCTGGTGCCGGACCAGTGGCCCGGAGCGGCCCTGGCGGGCCTGCTCGCCGTGCTGGACCCGGAGGAGCGGCGGCGCGCCGAGGCCTGCCGCTCGGCCGACGACCGCCGCCGGTTCGTCCTCGCCCACGGCGCGGTCCGCCACCTCGTCGCCCGGCGGCTGGGGGTCGCGCCGGAGGAGATCCGGTGGCGGCGGGGCCCGCACGGCAAGCCCGAGCTGGCCGGCCCCTTCACCGGGGCCGAGGTCAACCTCTCCCACTCGGGCAGCGTCGCCATGGTCGCGCTCTGCTCCTCGCGCCGGGTCGGCGTGGACGTCCAACGGGTGCTTCCACGGCTGGACGCCACCGCGATGGCGGAGCGCTACTTCCCGCCCGAGGAGGCCCGCTTCGTGCGGACGGCGGACGGCCCCGACAGCCGGGCCGAGCGCTTCGCCCGGCTCTGGGCCCGCAAGGAGGCCCTGGTCAAGGCGCACGGCGGCCGTCTGACCCAGGGCCTGCGGATACCGCTGCTCGACGGCGGCGCCGGGAGCACCGATCACCCCGCCGACAGCTGGTCGCGGGACTACCGGGTCGCCGACGTCGCCGCGCCCCCCGGCTATCGCGCGGCCGTCGCCCTGTCCGGCACCGGGGCCTTCCGGGTCACGGTGGGCCGATGGACCTGGCCGGGTCGTAGCACGCCGTCACCCGCCGTCCCGTGCTCGTACCCGTAG
- a CDS encoding PLP-dependent aminotransferase family protein translates to MATLLAREDLHTSVSDPASASMNFLNEVSARFPDAVSLAAGRPHDGFHTTDDLDRYLRSYLTHLEGLGLDAEQRQRQLLQYGRTNGHLGALIARMLRLDEGIEVPERAVMVTTGAQEAMVIALRGLCAGPGDVVLAVEPCYVGFTGAARLLGIEVVPVPETADGLDPETVLAVARAVRAGGRRPRALYLVPNFANPSGVSMPVAARRRLLDVAAEADLLLLEDDPYGLFGLDDEPRPTLKALDTDQRVVYLGSFAKSCFPGARIGFLVADQVVMDGQGGRALLAEELSTVKSLLTVNTSPIAQALVGGFLVESGCSLRTAVTGKIRFYRRNLRTLLAALEHSFADEPRVRWNAPDGGFFAVVDVPLTADESLLEISGRDYGVLWTPMSFFHGGDGGRRALRLSCSALEPEQIEEGVRRLARLVRERAEPSDPGLAAAPADRGAPAATTVAG, encoded by the coding sequence ATGGCGACACTTCTGGCACGCGAGGACCTGCACACGTCCGTCTCCGACCCCGCGTCGGCGTCGATGAACTTCCTGAACGAGGTCTCGGCTCGCTTCCCCGACGCCGTCTCGCTGGCGGCCGGACGCCCCCACGACGGCTTCCACACCACCGACGACCTGGACCGCTACCTGCGGTCCTACCTCACCCATCTGGAGGGGCTCGGCCTCGACGCGGAGCAGCGGCAGCGCCAACTGCTGCAGTACGGCCGGACCAACGGCCACCTCGGCGCGCTGATCGCCCGGATGCTCCGCCTGGACGAGGGGATCGAGGTGCCGGAGCGGGCCGTGATGGTCACCACCGGCGCCCAGGAGGCCATGGTCATCGCGCTGCGCGGGCTGTGCGCGGGGCCGGGCGACGTGGTGCTCGCCGTCGAGCCCTGCTACGTCGGGTTCACCGGGGCGGCCCGGCTGCTCGGCATCGAGGTGGTACCGGTGCCGGAGACGGCGGACGGCCTCGACCCGGAGACGGTGCTCGCCGTCGCCCGCGCCGTCCGGGCCGGTGGCCGCCGTCCGCGCGCCCTGTACCTGGTGCCGAACTTCGCCAACCCGTCCGGGGTCTCGATGCCGGTGGCGGCCCGGCGACGCCTGCTCGACGTGGCGGCGGAGGCCGACCTGTTGCTCCTGGAGGACGACCCGTACGGGCTGTTCGGGCTCGACGACGAGCCCCGGCCCACGCTCAAGGCGCTGGACACGGATCAGCGGGTGGTCTACCTCGGCTCCTTCGCCAAGTCCTGCTTCCCCGGTGCCCGGATCGGATTCCTGGTCGCCGACCAGGTCGTGATGGACGGTCAGGGCGGGCGCGCGCTGCTCGCGGAGGAGCTGTCCACCGTGAAGAGCCTGCTCACGGTGAACACCTCGCCGATCGCGCAGGCCCTGGTCGGCGGGTTCCTGGTCGAGTCCGGCTGCAGCCTCCGTACCGCGGTCACCGGGAAGATCCGGTTCTACCGCCGCAACCTGCGCACCCTGCTGGCGGCCCTGGAGCACTCCTTCGCCGACGAGCCGAGGGTGCGCTGGAACGCGCCGGACGGCGGCTTCTTCGCAGTGGTCGACGTGCCGCTGACCGCCGACGAGAGCCTTCTGGAGATCTCCGGCCGCGACTACGGGGTGCTGTGGACCCCGATGAGCTTCTTCCACGGTGGCGACGGCGGCCGGCGCGCCCTGCGGCTGTCCTGCAGCGCGCTGGAGCCGGAGCAGATCGAGGAGGGCGTGCGCCGCCTCGCCCGGCTGGTCAGGGAGCGGGCGGAGCCGTCGGACCCGGGCCTGGCGGCGGCCCCCGCGGACCGGGGGGCCCCGGCGGCGACGACGGTTGCCGGGTGA
- a CDS encoding alpha-hydroxy acid oxidase, with translation MDAIATEAISVDTNAVDTVLMDTVLMDTVPMDTPRMRTTPTDTVPTDTGPAPLRIEDYQAPARRRLDHQVWDFVEGGAGAERTVAANRRAFARVTLRPRVLVDVSACDTGAELLGARLATPVGIAPTAYHRLVHPDGEVATARGAGAAGALYVVSVFASRTLEEIAAEATGPLWLQLYWLRRREVLAGLVDRAAGAGYRAIVLTVDAPQLGRRHRDARNGFAIPSGIRAVNLDPALMASAHRSDAGRSALAVHTAEAVDPSVTWADLAWLRGRSELPLVLKGILTAEDAALAVEHGVDAIVVSNHGGRQLDGAAASLEALTEVVDAVGTAPCPVLFDGGVRSGADAFAALALGARAVLLGRPVLWGLAADGATGVAGVLGLATAELAHTMALTGRPALAAVDRSAVAFARGTGTRGTV, from the coding sequence ATGGACGCCATCGCCACGGAAGCTATCTCCGTGGACACCAATGCCGTGGACACAGTGCTGATGGACACAGTGCTGATGGACACCGTTCCGATGGACACCCCTCGGATGCGCACCACTCCGACGGACACGGTGCCGACCGACACCGGGCCGGCCCCGCTCCGCATCGAGGACTACCAGGCTCCGGCCCGGCGCCGGCTCGACCACCAGGTCTGGGACTTCGTCGAGGGCGGTGCCGGAGCCGAGCGCACCGTCGCCGCCAACCGGCGCGCCTTCGCCCGGGTGACGCTGCGGCCGCGGGTCCTGGTCGACGTCTCCGCCTGCGACACCGGGGCGGAACTCCTCGGCGCCCGGCTGGCCACCCCGGTGGGCATCGCGCCCACCGCCTACCACCGGCTGGTGCACCCCGACGGCGAGGTCGCCACCGCCCGCGGCGCCGGGGCGGCCGGAGCGCTCTACGTGGTCAGCGTCTTCGCCAGCCGCACGCTGGAGGAGATCGCCGCCGAGGCCACCGGACCACTGTGGCTCCAGCTCTACTGGCTGCGCCGCCGCGAGGTCCTGGCCGGGCTGGTCGACCGGGCCGCCGGGGCTGGCTACCGCGCGATCGTCCTGACCGTGGACGCGCCGCAGCTGGGACGGCGCCACCGGGACGCCCGCAACGGCTTCGCGATCCCGTCCGGCATCCGTGCCGTGAACCTCGACCCGGCGCTGATGGCGTCCGCCCACCGCTCCGACGCCGGTCGCTCCGCCCTGGCGGTGCACACCGCGGAGGCCGTCGACCCCTCGGTGACCTGGGCCGACCTGGCCTGGCTGCGCGGGCGCAGCGAGCTGCCGCTGGTCCTGAAGGGCATCCTCACCGCCGAGGACGCCGCCCTGGCCGTGGAACACGGGGTTGACGCGATCGTGGTCTCCAACCACGGCGGCCGCCAGCTCGACGGCGCGGCGGCGAGCCTGGAGGCCCTGACCGAGGTGGTGGACGCGGTCGGGACCGCACCCTGCCCGGTGCTCTTCGACGGCGGGGTCCGCAGCGGCGCCGACGCCTTCGCGGCGCTCGCGCTGGGCGCCCGGGCCGTCCTGCTCGGCCGCCCGGTCCTCTGGGGCCTGGCCGCGGACGGCGCCACCGGGGTCGCCGGGGTGCTGGGCCTGGCGACCGCGGAGCTGGCCCACACCATGGCACTCACCGGACGACCGGCCCTGGCGGCCGTCGACCGGTCCGCGGTCGCGTTCGCACGCGGCACAGGGACACGAGGGACGGTCTGA
- a CDS encoding phosphopantetheine-binding protein — MTERDTALPAIDPALREQLVDGICALLPHVLKREVTGATADTTLMEALGMSSTSGLELILELEEHLDVEISVEELGRDDFGTVGSLADYVAGNLLPEA; from the coding sequence ATGACGGAGCGGGACACCGCCCTCCCAGCCATCGACCCGGCCCTGCGCGAGCAGTTGGTCGACGGCATCTGCGCCCTGCTCCCGCACGTGCTCAAGCGCGAGGTGACCGGGGCCACGGCCGACACCACGCTGATGGAGGCCCTCGGGATGAGTTCGACCAGCGGCCTCGAACTCATCCTGGAGCTGGAGGAACACCTGGACGTGGAGATCAGCGTCGAGGAGCTCGGCCGGGACGACTTCGGCACGGTCGGCTCCCTCGCCGACTACGTCGCCGGGAACCTGCTCCCGGAAGCGTGA
- a CDS encoding 3-oxoacyl-[acyl-carrier-protein] synthase III C-terminal domain-containing protein — protein sequence MTALLAVADYLAPDRVPIEELAADFGLTSMQVKIFRRYHKLGEVGRDPGGSLLDLLRGAVAGLDALRGLEHRVRYVLHARTFPTVVPYPHDPVRELCRELGLDRATVFAVGHHACASGLLAIDAAGRLLAADADPDGLALVLAGEKAFTPEAGMVPDTSFFGEGASACLIAPSGDRDRVLSYAADLRGEFDSDAPEAALEFQRIYADALAAAVLAAVERAGLTMEAIGVILPHNVNNVAWHQVCRTLGYPRERVVLDNVATAGHVFCADNLVNHRTARERGLLRPGEPYVMAAAGAGRGATFSAMVLQH from the coding sequence GTGACCGCGCTGCTCGCGGTGGCCGACTACCTTGCCCCCGACCGGGTGCCGATCGAGGAGCTGGCGGCGGACTTCGGGCTGACCTCGATGCAGGTCAAGATCTTCCGCCGCTACCACAAGCTCGGTGAGGTCGGCCGTGACCCGGGCGGCAGCCTGCTCGACCTGCTGCGCGGCGCGGTCGCCGGCCTGGACGCCCTGCGCGGCCTGGAGCACCGGGTGCGCTACGTGCTGCACGCCCGCACCTTCCCGACCGTGGTGCCCTACCCGCACGACCCCGTCCGGGAGCTCTGCCGGGAGCTGGGCCTCGACCGGGCGACCGTGTTCGCGGTCGGCCACCACGCCTGCGCGTCGGGGCTGCTGGCCATCGACGCGGCGGGCCGGCTGCTCGCCGCCGACGCCGACCCCGACGGCCTCGCCCTCGTCCTGGCCGGGGAGAAGGCGTTCACCCCCGAGGCCGGCATGGTCCCGGACACCTCGTTCTTCGGCGAGGGCGCCTCGGCCTGCCTGATCGCCCCCTCCGGGGACCGCGACCGGGTGCTGTCCTACGCCGCCGACCTCCGGGGCGAGTTCGACAGCGACGCGCCGGAGGCGGCCCTGGAGTTCCAGCGGATCTACGCCGACGCGCTGGCGGCGGCGGTCCTCGCCGCCGTCGAACGGGCCGGCCTGACCATGGAGGCGATCGGGGTGATCCTGCCGCACAACGTCAACAACGTGGCCTGGCACCAGGTGTGCCGCACCCTCGGCTACCCCCGGGAGCGGGTCGTGCTCGACAACGTGGCGACCGCCGGGCACGTCTTCTGCGCGGACAACCTCGTCAACCACCGCACCGCTCGGGAGCGGGGGCTGCTACGGCCGGGCGAGCCCTACGTGATGGCCGCCGCGGGCGCCGGACGCGGCGCCACCTTCTCGGCCATGGTCCTCCAGCACTGA
- a CDS encoding condensation domain-containing protein: MHEPAERVTVHFTGDGAGVDEMSWGMWEIWHAMVDQLSSLPIGGRMALPAGASVADLAEELRYLMSRFPSMRTLLRFDEAGWPTQELFATGSTTLEVYDAGDADPDEVASAVEQHYRSTDFDYATEWPVRMAVVRRDGRPTHLVSIMSHLVTDAVGGAIMLREVQQRSTAPVTGLNPLEQAAWQRSPAGQRQNDKALRHWERILRTIPARRFPPSADPRTPRHWTGLFRSAALPLALPVIAERNGTDTQTVLLTLYAVALRRIHGPGPIVVRPVVNNRFRSDLSDVVCMVAQAGISVLEIGDLTIDEAVDRTRRGTLTTYKHAYFHPEKLDELVTRVSAERGERVDVQCFLNDRTTHRPSEEGATADAEETARRLRKAQSEGEFEWIHRKEDPVSAFYVAFDDVADTIVVEIQTDTHYVSSGDAEAMALCIEAMAIEAALDPGTRTGVTSGPGAPEVVPEPSAERPAERSPERSPEPSAERLR, encoded by the coding sequence GTGCACGAGCCGGCCGAGCGGGTCACCGTGCACTTCACCGGGGACGGCGCGGGCGTCGACGAGATGTCCTGGGGGATGTGGGAGATCTGGCACGCGATGGTGGACCAGCTCAGCTCGCTGCCCATCGGCGGCCGGATGGCGCTGCCCGCCGGCGCAAGCGTCGCCGACCTGGCCGAGGAACTGCGCTATCTGATGAGCCGGTTCCCCTCCATGCGGACCCTGCTCAGGTTCGACGAGGCGGGCTGGCCCACCCAGGAGCTCTTCGCCACCGGCAGCACCACGCTGGAGGTCTACGACGCCGGGGACGCCGATCCCGACGAGGTCGCGAGCGCGGTCGAACAGCACTACCGGTCCACCGACTTCGACTACGCCACCGAATGGCCGGTGCGGATGGCCGTGGTGCGGCGCGACGGCCGGCCCACCCATCTGGTCAGCATCATGAGCCATCTGGTCACCGACGCCGTCGGCGGGGCGATCATGCTCCGTGAGGTGCAGCAGCGGTCGACCGCACCGGTCACCGGCCTGAACCCGCTGGAGCAGGCCGCCTGGCAGCGCTCACCGGCGGGGCAGCGACAGAACGACAAGGCCCTGCGCCACTGGGAGCGGATCCTGCGGACGATACCGGCCCGCCGGTTCCCGCCGTCGGCGGACCCGCGCACCCCCCGGCACTGGACGGGGCTGTTCCGGTCCGCCGCCCTGCCGCTGGCGCTGCCGGTGATCGCCGAACGGAACGGCACGGACACCCAGACCGTCCTGCTGACCCTGTACGCCGTCGCGCTGCGGCGGATCCACGGCCCCGGGCCGATCGTGGTCCGGCCCGTCGTCAACAACCGCTTCCGCTCCGACCTGAGCGACGTGGTGTGCATGGTCGCGCAGGCCGGCATCTCGGTGCTGGAGATCGGCGACCTCACCATCGACGAGGCGGTCGACCGGACCAGGCGCGGCACCCTCACCACCTACAAGCACGCCTACTTCCACCCGGAGAAGCTGGACGAGCTGGTCACCCGGGTCTCCGCCGAACGGGGCGAGAGGGTCGACGTGCAGTGCTTCCTCAACGACCGCACCACGCACCGGCCGTCGGAGGAGGGCGCCACGGCCGACGCCGAGGAGACGGCCCGGCGACTGCGGAAGGCGCAGTCCGAGGGCGAGTTCGAGTGGATCCACCGCAAGGAGGACCCGGTCAGCGCGTTCTACGTCGCCTTCGACGACGTCGCCGACACGATCGTGGTGGAGATCCAGACGGACACCCACTACGTCTCCTCCGGCGACGCCGAGGCGATGGCCCTCTGTATCGAGGCGATGGCGATCGAGGCGGCCCTCGACCCGGGCACCCGCACCGGAGTGACCTCCGGCCCCGGAGCCCCGGAGGTCGTTCCGGAGCCGTCTGCGGAGCGGCCTGCGGAGCGGTCTCCGGAGCGGTCTCCGGAGCCGTCTGCGGAGCGGCTCCGGTGA